The following DNA comes from Streptomyces sp. NBC_00690.
GGGGCCTTTTGGAGGCGTACGACACGGACCGGGTAGCCGGCCGCATCGCGTACTTCACCCTGGCCGGGGCGCCCGCCGCGCTGGTTGCCGTGCACACCGTGGTCGAGCCCGAATTCGAAGGGAGGGGGATCGCGGGCGCCCTGGTGCGCGAGTTCTATGCGATCGCGGCTCGGGAAGGCGTCCCGGTCGTGCCGCTGTGTCCTTACGCGGCCAAGTGGGCCCTGCGCCATCCCGACGAGGCCCCCGAGGCCCCGGTGGAACTCGTCACCGCTGCCAAGGAGCAACTGCGGTCCAATCCGCAGATGTGGTGAGTCCGTAGACACGATGAGCCCGTCAGGGGGCTGAGAGCCCGGGGTGTTCGCCGTGGGCCGGCGTCAGGGGCGGCTCATCGCTGCTCGGTGTCGTTGTCATCGGTGTGCCCGTGACAACCGCTTCGTTGCGCCGGGATGGGAGTGGTTACGCTGCGGACCATGATCGCCCTGTTGCACACCTCCCCGGTCCACGTCCCGGTCTTCGACGCCCTACGCGACCGTGACCACCCCGGTGTGCAACTGCTCCACATCGTTCGGGTGGATCTGTTGGATCGGGCCGTCAAGGAAGGGCCAGACGCCGCGGCGCCTGCGTTGGTCGAAGCGCTCACCGAGGCCGTGGGGCAGGGGGCGACCTCGGTGCTGTGCACCTGCTCGACGTTGGGCGCGGTCGCGGAAGCGAGCGCCGCGGCGGTGGGTGTGCCGGTGGTACGGGTCGATCGACCGATGGCAGCCGCTGCGGCGAGGATGCCTCGTGTGACTGTCGTCGCCGCCTTGGCCAGCACCGTCGAACCCACCGTGGCCCTGATCCAGGAGGAGGCCCGAGCCCTGTCTGAAGGGCGGGGCGGCCGGGACCCTGATGTGCGTGCTGTCGTGGTCGAAGGGGCTTGGGAACGGTTCCTGGACGGTGACCGGGAGGGGTATCTCGATTCCGTGGCCGCCGCTGTCGATGCCCTGGGCGACGCCGATGCCGACGGCGATGTCGTCGTACTGGCCCAGGCATCCATGGCGGACGCCGGCGGACGGGTTCGGATGGCCGTTCCCGTGCTCTCC
Coding sequences within:
- a CDS encoding aspartate/glutamate racemase family protein, which codes for MIALLHTSPVHVPVFDALRDRDHPGVQLLHIVRVDLLDRAVKEGPDAAAPALVEALTEAVGQGATSVLCTCSTLGAVAEASAAAVGVPVVRVDRPMAAAAARMPRVTVVAALASTVEPTVALIQEEARALSEGRGGRDPDVRAVVVEGAWERFLDGDREGYLDSVAAAVDALGDADADGDVVVLAQASMADAGGRVRMAVPVLSSPRSGLRGAVEAARAHRGSST
- a CDS encoding GNAT family N-acetyltransferase; translation: MSEQHPEQKIDIRDNRSRGLLEAYDTDRVAGRIAYFTLAGAPAALVAVHTVVEPEFEGRGIAGALVREFYAIAAREGVPVVPLCPYAAKWALRHPDEAPEAPVELVTAAKEQLRSNPQMW